One genomic window of Microbacterium testaceum StLB037 includes the following:
- a CDS encoding 3-oxoacyl-ACP synthase III has translation MPGNATTHFDDVALVSVASVLPSRVTTSDDIEERLAPALQRLKLKPGLLRRVAGVNERRNWAEGESSDEATIAAGKQALAEAGVDPSEIGLIINTSVTRKHLEPSVAVRLHHGLGLPSSAINFDVANACLGFINGMSLAAGMIQSGQVKYALIVNGEDADEIQVNTINRLVREDLDRDAFMQEFASLTLGSGAAAAVLGRASDHPEGHRIVGGVTRAATQFYDLCVGSVDGMFTDAKALLKGGLDLVVSAWKEAKGEFSWTGMDRYITHQVSSVHTSAIVRAAKLDRDRVPVTYPHLGNVGPASIPITLADEQKTLRRGDRVLLMGVGSGLNTGMLELAW, from the coding sequence TTGCCAGGTAACGCCACCACGCACTTCGACGATGTGGCCCTCGTTTCGGTGGCGAGCGTCCTGCCCAGCCGCGTCACGACGTCGGACGACATCGAGGAGCGCCTGGCCCCGGCGCTGCAGCGCCTCAAGCTGAAGCCCGGCCTCCTGCGCCGCGTCGCGGGCGTCAACGAGCGCCGCAACTGGGCCGAGGGCGAGTCGTCCGACGAGGCCACGATCGCCGCCGGCAAGCAGGCACTCGCCGAAGCGGGCGTCGACCCCAGCGAGATCGGGTTGATCATCAACACCTCGGTGACGCGCAAGCACCTCGAGCCTTCGGTCGCCGTGCGTCTCCACCACGGTCTGGGTCTGCCCAGCTCGGCGATCAACTTCGACGTCGCCAACGCGTGCCTCGGCTTCATCAACGGCATGAGCCTCGCCGCCGGCATGATCCAGTCGGGCCAGGTCAAGTACGCCCTGATCGTCAACGGCGAGGATGCCGACGAGATCCAGGTCAACACGATCAACCGCCTCGTCCGCGAAGACCTCGACCGCGACGCCTTCATGCAGGAGTTCGCCTCGCTCACGCTGGGTTCCGGTGCCGCCGCGGCGGTCCTCGGGCGCGCGAGCGACCACCCCGAGGGCCACCGGATCGTCGGCGGCGTGACGCGCGCGGCGACGCAGTTCTACGACCTCTGCGTCGGCAGCGTCGACGGCATGTTCACGGATGCCAAGGCCCTCCTCAAGGGCGGCCTCGACCTCGTCGTGTCGGCGTGGAAAGAGGCGAAGGGCGAATTCTCGTGGACCGGGATGGACCGCTACATCACGCACCAGGTCTCCTCCGTCCACACCTCCGCGATCGTCCGAGCCGCCAAGCTCGACCGCGACCGCGTGCCCGTGACCTACCCGCACCTGGGCAACGTGGGCCCGGCATCCATCCCGATCACCCTCGCCGACGAGCAGAAGACGCTGCGTCGGGGTGATCGCGTCCTCCTGATGGGAGTGGGCTCCGGGCTGAACACCGGCATGCTGGAGCTGGCCTGGTGA
- a CDS encoding glycerophosphoryl diester phosphodiesterase membrane domain-containing protein translates to MTAYPAWTPASRPGIVPLHPYGFGMILSRSFTALRHNPRVLLGFALVVQTVAYVILSVAVAGAAIASFSRLDTLREGSDDFNAVMAGSIAVTAVVALVLGVAASGLSVLVQGVVVAEVAHAVVAEKPTLKVVWRRVRPVFWRLIGYAALTFAAAFVVLAVLAAIVVPLSIAILPVGVLLGILLGLACIPLYLWLATKLFLVPSVIILEGAGIRAGIARSWRLTRGRFWSTFGVLVIISVAFSVVAQIISIPLSMGATLISTLIAPTGSAQPGAIVGYIVVQVIGQVGILLVQCIALVVQSTSAVLVYVDARMRVEGLDQDLASYVEARDAGADDLPDPYRVGIGRSVAPVQRWGAPVPGGVPAGWGPPSAAPYGAAPAAPPYGPAPTTPPYGGAPTTPPYGGAPSAAPYGAAPTGQPYGTAPAGQPYGSAPTTAPSGGVPAAAPPYAAAPPPPPAGAPAPAPAPAGAPAPAPAPAATPTPVAGDQSGLPATGGDTTSDEASDPPAPPSTTTWTAPGARPDDA, encoded by the coding sequence GTGACCGCGTACCCCGCCTGGACCCCCGCGTCGCGCCCGGGCATCGTGCCGCTGCATCCGTACGGATTCGGGATGATCCTGAGCCGGTCGTTCACGGCCCTTCGTCACAACCCCCGCGTCCTGCTGGGCTTCGCGCTCGTCGTGCAGACCGTGGCGTACGTGATCCTCAGCGTCGCTGTGGCGGGTGCGGCCATCGCCAGCTTCTCCCGGCTCGACACGCTCCGAGAGGGCAGCGACGACTTCAACGCCGTGATGGCCGGGTCGATCGCCGTCACCGCCGTCGTCGCCCTGGTGCTGGGCGTGGCGGCGAGCGGACTGAGCGTCCTCGTGCAGGGGGTCGTCGTCGCCGAGGTCGCGCACGCGGTCGTCGCCGAGAAACCCACGCTGAAGGTCGTCTGGCGGCGGGTACGACCGGTCTTCTGGCGCCTCATCGGGTACGCCGCCCTGACGTTCGCGGCGGCGTTCGTCGTGCTCGCGGTGCTGGCCGCGATCGTCGTCCCCCTCTCCATCGCCATCCTGCCCGTGGGCGTGCTCCTGGGGATCCTGCTCGGCCTCGCCTGCATCCCGCTCTACCTGTGGCTTGCGACCAAGCTCTTCCTCGTCCCGTCCGTCATCATCCTCGAGGGCGCCGGGATCCGCGCCGGCATCGCGCGATCGTGGCGGCTCACGCGCGGGCGGTTCTGGTCGACGTTCGGCGTTCTCGTGATCATCTCCGTGGCGTTCAGCGTGGTCGCCCAGATCATCTCGATCCCGCTCAGCATGGGAGCGACCTTGATCTCGACCCTCATCGCTCCCACCGGCAGTGCCCAACCGGGGGCGATCGTGGGCTACATCGTCGTGCAGGTGATCGGGCAGGTCGGCATCCTGCTCGTCCAGTGCATCGCCCTCGTCGTGCAGTCCACGTCGGCGGTCCTGGTCTACGTCGACGCTCGCATGCGCGTCGAAGGACTGGATCAAGACCTCGCCTCGTACGTGGAGGCGCGGGATGCCGGCGCCGACGATCTTCCCGATCCGTACCGCGTGGGCATCGGGCGCTCGGTCGCCCCGGTCCAGCGGTGGGGAGCCCCGGTGCCCGGCGGGGTGCCCGCGGGATGGGGTCCGCCGTCCGCGGCGCCGTATGGAGCGGCACCTGCTGCTCCCCCGTATGGGCCCGCACCGACCACTCCCCCGTACGGTGGGGCGCCGACCACTCCCCCGTACGGTGGGGCGCCGAGCGCTGCCCCGTACGGGGCGGCGCCGACGGGGCAGCCCTACGGAACCGCGCCGGCCGGGCAGCCGTACGGCTCGGCGCCGACCACGGCGCCGTCCGGAGGAGTACCGGCCGCCGCGCCGCCGTACGCGGCCGCGCCTCCTCCGCCTCCCGCTGGGGCTCCGGCCCCGGCCCCGGCTCCCGCTGGGGCCCCGGCCCCGGCCCCGGCTCCCGCTGCCACCCCGACTCCGGTGGCCGGCGATCAGTCCGGCCTCCCGGCGACCGGCGGAGACACCACGAGCGACGAAGCATCGGACCCGCCCGCCCCACCGTCGACGACCACGTGGACGGCTCCCGGGGCCCGGCCCGACGACGCATGA
- a CDS encoding DUF4350 domain-containing protein encodes MTAISDAPVTAHPRRRAALGWIALAVGLLLIGLVGTTLVYGGWKEKGLLDPESPAPDGARALVRILEQQGVTVTVARDRATAERALAGSDATLVMRDAPMLSDATLSSLAERARDVVLVEPRSRALDVLMNGSALGGFAADRAADPGCDLPAPEAAGTARTGELMVPGQGVDGCYRVDGDFGLLSWETSDGRTVTALDGTSTMTNAALPLDGNAALAIGTLARTGTVVWYVPSPSDADAGTAPQTLGDLTPPWVTPAILLLFLSGLVAAIWRGRRFGPLVTERLPVMVRANETTEGRARLYAAAGDAPHALDELRRAARGRLVRVMGLATHTPPEQVADAVAERLGADRGAMRGILITDTPTTDRDLVAASDRLRDLETSVRAALSTERTTR; translated from the coding sequence GTGACCGCAATCAGCGACGCGCCCGTCACCGCGCACCCCCGCCGCCGAGCCGCCCTCGGGTGGATCGCTCTTGCGGTCGGCCTCCTTCTCATCGGACTCGTGGGGACGACGCTCGTCTACGGGGGCTGGAAGGAGAAGGGGCTGCTCGATCCCGAGTCCCCCGCCCCCGACGGCGCCCGCGCGCTCGTCCGCATCCTGGAGCAGCAGGGAGTGACCGTGACGGTCGCGCGCGACCGCGCCACGGCGGAACGGGCCCTGGCCGGATCGGACGCCACCCTGGTGATGCGCGACGCTCCGATGCTCTCCGATGCGACCCTGAGCTCGCTCGCCGAGCGGGCGCGGGATGTCGTGCTCGTGGAGCCGCGGTCGCGTGCCCTCGATGTGCTCATGAACGGCTCAGCCCTCGGTGGCTTCGCGGCCGACCGTGCCGCCGACCCCGGGTGCGATCTCCCGGCACCGGAGGCTGCGGGGACCGCGCGTACCGGCGAATTGATGGTGCCCGGTCAGGGCGTCGACGGGTGCTATCGGGTCGACGGCGACTTCGGGCTCCTCTCGTGGGAGACGAGCGACGGGCGCACCGTCACCGCCCTCGACGGCACGTCGACGATGACCAACGCCGCACTCCCCCTCGACGGCAATGCCGCCCTCGCGATCGGCACTCTTGCCCGGACCGGCACCGTGGTCTGGTACGTCCCCTCCCCGTCCGACGCGGATGCCGGCACGGCCCCGCAGACACTGGGCGACCTCACTCCCCCGTGGGTGACCCCCGCCATCCTCCTGCTCTTTCTCTCGGGGCTCGTCGCAGCGATCTGGCGGGGGCGCCGTTTCGGCCCGCTCGTCACCGAGCGCCTTCCGGTGATGGTCCGCGCGAACGAGACGACCGAGGGGCGTGCGCGCCTGTACGCCGCGGCGGGAGACGCCCCGCACGCCCTCGACGAGCTGCGGCGGGCCGCACGCGGTCGGCTTGTCCGCGTGATGGGCCTGGCCACGCACACGCCGCCGGAGCAGGTTGCCGACGCCGTCGCCGAGCGGCTCGGAGCCGACCGCGGCGCGATGCGCGGCATCCTGATCACCGACACCCCCACCACCGATCGTGACCTGGTCGCGGCCAGCGACCGCCTCCGCGACCTCGAGACGAGCGTGCGCGCCGCGCTCTCCACCGAAAGGACCACCCGATGA
- a CDS encoding AAA family ATPase: MTDSPLDAPQPGVPPQPASPPSAAPAASAPVEPGSRDAALREAMNRVRVEVGKAVVGQDGTVTGLLIALLSRGHVLLEGVPGVAKTLLVRSFSRALGLDTHRVQFTPDLMPGDVTGSLVYDARTGEFEFRAGPVFTHVLLADEINRTPPKTQAALLEAMEERQVSSDGVSRPLPDPFLVAATQNPVEHEGTYTLPEAQLDRFLMKLVVDLPGRDAEVDVLRRHAGGFDPRRLDAAGLDPVVTADEILAAQRAAATVAVDDDLLGYIVDLARATRQSPSVLLGVSPRATTGLLAAAKAWAWLGGYPAITPDHVQTMLVPVWRHRIRLRPEAEIEGVSVDAILTSVLQQTRVPI, encoded by the coding sequence ATGACCGACAGTCCTCTCGACGCCCCTCAGCCCGGTGTTCCCCCGCAGCCGGCATCCCCGCCCTCCGCCGCACCGGCGGCGAGCGCACCGGTCGAGCCCGGGTCGCGAGACGCCGCGCTGCGCGAAGCGATGAACCGGGTGCGGGTCGAGGTCGGCAAGGCCGTGGTCGGTCAGGACGGCACGGTCACGGGCCTGCTCATCGCCCTGCTCTCGCGCGGACACGTCCTGCTCGAGGGTGTCCCGGGGGTGGCGAAGACGCTTCTCGTGCGCTCGTTCAGCCGAGCACTCGGCCTCGACACGCACCGCGTGCAGTTCACCCCCGACCTGATGCCCGGCGACGTCACCGGCTCCCTCGTCTACGACGCCCGCACCGGGGAGTTCGAGTTCCGCGCCGGGCCGGTGTTCACGCACGTCCTTCTGGCCGACGAGATCAACCGCACCCCGCCGAAGACGCAGGCGGCCCTCCTCGAGGCCATGGAGGAGCGTCAGGTGTCGTCCGACGGCGTGAGCCGCCCGCTGCCCGACCCCTTCCTCGTCGCCGCGACGCAGAACCCCGTCGAGCACGAGGGCACGTACACGCTGCCCGAGGCTCAGCTCGACCGCTTCCTCATGAAGCTCGTGGTCGACCTGCCCGGCCGCGACGCCGAGGTCGATGTCCTTCGGCGGCACGCGGGCGGATTCGACCCGCGCCGACTCGACGCGGCGGGCCTCGATCCGGTCGTGACCGCCGACGAGATCCTCGCCGCGCAGCGCGCCGCCGCGACCGTCGCCGTCGATGACGACCTGCTCGGCTACATCGTCGACCTCGCCCGGGCGACCCGGCAGAGCCCTTCGGTGCTGCTCGGCGTGAGCCCGCGCGCGACGACCGGGCTGCTCGCCGCGGCGAAGGCCTGGGCGTGGCTCGGCGGGTATCCCGCGATCACCCCCGACCACGTGCAGACCATGCTCGTTCCGGTCTGGCGCCACCGCATCCGCCTGCGCCCCGAGGCCGAGATCGAGGGCGTCTCCGTCGATGCGATCCTCACCTCGGTGCTGCAGCAGACCCGCGTCCCCATCTGA
- the mtrA gene encoding MtrAB system response regulator MtrA, with amino-acid sequence MTSRILVVDDDTALAEMIGIVLRTEGFDTVFCADGAQAVDAWRTERPDLILLDLMLPGVDGIEICTRVRAESGVPIIMLTARTDTADVVKGLESGADDYIMKPFNPKELVARIRTRLRPVQVPVDETLRIGDLVVDVAAHEVRRGDNPIALTPLEFELLVALAEKPQQVFSREMLLEQVWGYHYKADTRLVNVHVQRLRAKIEADPDNPRIVTTVRGVGYRAGAVA; translated from the coding sequence ATGACTTCACGGATCCTGGTTGTCGACGACGACACCGCACTGGCCGAGATGATCGGCATCGTGCTGCGCACCGAAGGATTCGACACGGTCTTCTGCGCCGACGGCGCCCAGGCCGTCGACGCCTGGCGTACCGAGCGGCCCGATCTGATCCTGCTCGACCTCATGCTGCCCGGCGTCGACGGCATCGAGATCTGCACGCGCGTGCGCGCCGAGTCCGGCGTGCCGATCATCATGCTCACGGCCCGCACCGACACCGCCGACGTGGTGAAGGGGCTCGAGTCCGGTGCCGACGACTACATCATGAAGCCGTTCAACCCGAAGGAGCTCGTCGCCCGCATCCGCACCCGCCTGCGCCCGGTGCAGGTACCGGTCGACGAGACGCTGCGCATCGGCGACCTCGTGGTCGACGTGGCCGCACACGAGGTGCGGCGGGGCGACAACCCGATCGCGCTCACCCCGCTCGAGTTCGAGCTCCTCGTCGCCCTCGCCGAGAAGCCGCAGCAGGTGTTCTCCCGCGAGATGTTGCTCGAGCAGGTCTGGGGCTATCACTACAAGGCGGACACGCGCCTGGTGAACGTGCACGTCCAGCGACTCCGGGCGAAGATCGAGGCCGACCCCGACAACCCCCGCATCGTCACCACCGTCCGCGGTGTGGGCTATCGCGCCGGCGCGGTGGCTTGA
- the mtrB gene encoding MtrAB system histidine kinase MtrB translates to MTGAVRTLASPRGWSTRDWRATRDRVITLWRRSLRFRTIVITVALTATTILVTCLAMALVIQNELFTARKDQVLLEAQRATASAQATLDAAVDSTDPAAAQTLMNGIATRLSQQSSSDLIALYRIGPPSPLAPQPFISPTFESALVTPELRTQVQSSPDLQWWQSVALPAENDREVPGILVGHQLRFPAQDGVDYYELYMGYDLASAAQTLSFVQVLLWVVGLILVVLIGAIAWVVLRSVTTPIADAAETSAKLAAGDLGVRLPVRGEDELATLNRSFNAMADSIESQIKELADLSLVQQRFVSDVSHELRTPLTTIKLAADMINDQREEFDPVTGRAAELLHAQVQRFEVLLTDLLEISRYDAGSVQLELEPTSLASLAEDVIASMEQLAEKHGTDVRLVAPGGYTPVDMDARRIRRIVRNLLGNAIEHGEGRPIVVSVDSDRDAVALGVRDFGLGMRAEDVDRVFDRFWRADPSRVRTIGGTGLGLSIALGDARLHGGTLAVWSEPGRGSNFVLTLPRDGRPLGSSPLPLVPDDEQGGTLEALGLTQPISLGRTTTTRGTT, encoded by the coding sequence ATGACAGGCGCGGTGCGCACTCTGGCGTCGCCGCGAGGGTGGAGCACGCGTGACTGGCGCGCAACGCGTGACCGCGTCATCACCCTGTGGCGGCGCTCGCTGCGCTTCCGCACCATCGTCATCACCGTCGCCCTGACCGCGACGACCATCCTCGTGACATGTCTCGCGATGGCCCTCGTCATCCAGAACGAGCTCTTCACCGCACGCAAGGACCAGGTCCTCCTCGAGGCGCAACGGGCCACCGCCTCGGCGCAGGCCACCCTCGACGCCGCCGTCGACTCCACCGACCCGGCCGCTGCCCAGACGCTCATGAACGGCATCGCGACACGGCTGTCCCAGCAGTCGTCGAGCGACCTCATCGCGCTCTACCGCATCGGCCCGCCCTCGCCCCTCGCCCCGCAGCCGTTCATCTCCCCGACCTTCGAGTCCGCCCTCGTGACCCCCGAGCTGCGCACCCAGGTGCAGTCCAGCCCCGACCTGCAGTGGTGGCAGTCGGTGGCGCTCCCCGCCGAGAACGATCGCGAGGTTCCCGGCATCCTGGTCGGTCATCAGTTGCGCTTCCCCGCGCAGGACGGAGTCGACTACTACGAGCTCTACATGGGGTACGACCTCGCGAGCGCCGCGCAGACGCTGTCGTTCGTCCAGGTGCTCCTGTGGGTGGTCGGCCTGATCCTCGTCGTGCTCATCGGCGCGATCGCCTGGGTCGTCCTGCGTTCGGTGACGACGCCGATCGCGGATGCCGCCGAGACCAGCGCGAAGCTCGCGGCGGGCGATCTGGGTGTGCGGCTGCCAGTGCGCGGCGAGGACGAGCTGGCCACGCTGAACCGGTCGTTCAACGCGATGGCGGACAGCATCGAGTCCCAGATCAAGGAGCTCGCCGACCTGTCCCTCGTGCAGCAGCGCTTCGTCTCGGACGTCTCGCACGAGCTCCGGACGCCCCTGACCACGATCAAGCTCGCGGCGGACATGATCAACGACCAGCGCGAGGAGTTCGATCCCGTCACGGGCCGCGCCGCCGAACTGCTGCACGCACAGGTGCAGCGCTTCGAGGTCCTGCTCACCGACCTCCTCGAGATCAGCCGCTACGACGCGGGATCCGTGCAGCTCGAGCTCGAGCCCACGAGCCTCGCCTCCCTGGCCGAAGACGTCATCGCATCGATGGAACAGCTCGCCGAGAAGCACGGCACCGACGTGCGTCTGGTCGCCCCGGGCGGATACACCCCCGTCGACATGGACGCCCGCCGCATCCGTCGGATCGTGCGCAACCTCCTCGGCAACGCGATCGAGCACGGGGAGGGTCGCCCGATCGTCGTGTCCGTCGACAGTGATCGGGATGCCGTCGCCCTCGGCGTACGCGACTTCGGTCTGGGCATGCGCGCCGAAGACGTCGACCGCGTGTTCGACCGGTTCTGGCGCGCCGACCCCTCGCGCGTCCGGACGATCGGCGGAACCGGTCTCGGCCTGTCCATCGCCCTCGGGGATGCACGGCTGCACGGCGGCACCCTGGCGGTGTGGTCGGAACCCGGCCGCGGCTCCAACTTCGTTCTCACCCTGCCGCGCGACGGTCGGCCACTGGGGAGTTCACCCCTTCCTCTCGTGCCCGACGACGAGCAGGGCGGCACCCTCGAGGCGCTCGGCCTCACCCAGCCGATCTCGCTCGGCCGCACGACGACGACGCGAGGAACGACATGA
- a CDS encoding DUF4129 domain-containing protein, producing the protein MTPPLALTASALSALLPDADEAREWAERELSDPAYQAAEPTPIDRLARAVVDFFGELPRNSANGEWGPPALIVLALILAVGIVIGILIWGRPRALARAQPPARALFDEDDGRSAEELRRDAEAAAARGEWDAAIVLRFRAFARGLTERGLVDPPPGATVHTFARAAAAALPALGAGLDNAASLFDDVRYLRRPGTEKSYRVVADLDADAVRTRPASAALAGAS; encoded by the coding sequence ATGACGCCGCCGCTCGCGCTGACGGCCTCGGCTCTCTCCGCCCTCCTGCCCGACGCCGACGAGGCGCGCGAGTGGGCCGAGCGCGAACTCTCCGACCCGGCCTACCAAGCCGCCGAGCCGACGCCCATCGATCGACTGGCACGAGCCGTGGTCGACTTCTTCGGAGAGTTGCCGCGCAACTCCGCGAACGGTGAGTGGGGTCCCCCGGCGCTGATCGTTCTGGCGCTCATCCTGGCGGTCGGCATCGTCATCGGCATCCTGATCTGGGGCCGACCCCGCGCGCTCGCCCGCGCGCAGCCCCCGGCGCGCGCGCTCTTCGACGAAGATGACGGGCGCTCGGCCGAGGAGTTGCGTCGCGACGCCGAAGCCGCGGCCGCGCGCGGCGAGTGGGACGCGGCGATCGTCCTCCGGTTCCGTGCCTTCGCACGGGGCCTCACCGAGCGCGGCCTCGTCGACCCACCGCCCGGTGCCACCGTGCATACCTTCGCGCGCGCGGCCGCGGCCGCGCTTCCCGCGCTGGGAGCCGGGCTCGACAATGCGGCATCCCTCTTCGACGACGTGCGCTATCTCCGTCGTCCCGGGACCGAGAAGAGCTACCGCGTGGTCGCCGATCTCGACGCCGACGCCGTCCGCACGCGCCCCGCGTCGGCCGCCCTGGCGGGGGCCTCGTGA
- a CDS encoding DUF58 domain-containing protein: MFVTGRLALLVAVGVVPLVLLSTAGAPAWLVVGVWVLLCALAALVDMLAAADPRAVEITRRLPERVLRDEPVAGELRVRNLGRRVLRARVRDAWQPTAGAPEERSRFVVPPGERRGAPLPLLPRRRGEIRSGFVVVRASGPLGLAGRQAVVDAPGRIRVLPPFTSRRHLPSRLARLRELDGNTSLMVRGQGTEFDSLREYVRGDDVRSIDWRATARAGTTMLRTWRPERDRHVVIVIDTGRTAAARVGDGARLDAAMEATLLLSALAARAGDHVHLVMFDRVARARVTKVDGSQLLPALVDAMAPVEPQLIDTDWDAAFAQVRQLTVRPALVVLLTAHDDPEAARGFLAALPAVAARSRLLVATATDGPGEEPERTDAASVYAAAAIERARHDADRVRAAVVRAGGDAVSASADDLPPLVADRYLALKAAGRL, encoded by the coding sequence ATGTTCGTCACCGGCCGTCTCGCCCTGCTCGTCGCCGTCGGCGTCGTCCCGCTCGTGCTCCTGAGCACGGCGGGCGCGCCCGCGTGGCTCGTCGTGGGCGTGTGGGTGCTGCTGTGCGCTCTGGCGGCCCTCGTCGACATGCTGGCTGCGGCCGACCCGCGCGCGGTCGAGATCACGCGCCGGCTCCCGGAGCGGGTGCTGCGCGACGAGCCCGTCGCCGGCGAGCTGCGGGTGCGCAACCTCGGCCGTCGCGTCCTCCGCGCACGGGTCCGCGACGCGTGGCAGCCCACGGCGGGGGCGCCGGAGGAGCGCTCGCGGTTCGTCGTCCCGCCCGGCGAACGGCGGGGCGCTCCCCTCCCCCTGCTCCCTCGGCGCCGCGGCGAGATCCGCAGCGGCTTCGTGGTGGTGCGCGCCTCCGGCCCGCTCGGACTGGCCGGACGGCAGGCGGTCGTCGACGCACCGGGACGGATCCGGGTCCTTCCCCCCTTCACCTCGCGTCGGCATCTGCCGTCCCGCCTCGCGCGGTTGCGCGAGCTCGACGGCAACACGAGCCTGATGGTGCGCGGACAGGGGACCGAGTTCGACAGCTTGCGCGAGTACGTCCGCGGCGATGACGTCCGCTCGATCGACTGGCGCGCGACGGCACGCGCCGGCACGACGATGCTGCGCACGTGGCGCCCCGAACGCGACCGGCATGTCGTCATCGTGATCGACACCGGCCGCACCGCGGCGGCGCGCGTCGGAGACGGGGCCCGCCTGGACGCCGCCATGGAGGCGACCCTCCTCCTGTCCGCTCTCGCCGCCCGTGCGGGCGACCACGTGCACCTCGTGATGTTCGACCGTGTCGCGCGCGCCCGCGTGACGAAGGTCGACGGCTCTCAGCTGCTGCCGGCCCTGGTCGACGCGATGGCTCCCGTCGAGCCGCAGCTGATCGACACGGACTGGGATGCCGCCTTCGCCCAGGTCCGTCAGCTCACGGTCCGCCCCGCCCTCGTCGTGCTGCTCACCGCGCACGACGACCCGGAAGCGGCTCGGGGCTTCCTCGCCGCACTGCCCGCCGTGGCGGCGCGCTCCCGCCTGCTCGTCGCGACGGCCACCGACGGACCGGGCGAAGAACCGGAGCGGACGGATGCCGCCTCCGTCTACGCGGCGGCCGCCATCGAGCGGGCGCGGCACGACGCCGACCGCGTCCGTGCCGCCGTGGTCCGCGCCGGCGGCGACGCCGTCTCCGCCTCCGCGGACGACCTGCCCCCGCTCGTCGCCGACCGCTACCTCGCGCTCAAGGCGGCCGGGCGGCTCTAG